A genomic region of Arachis stenosperma cultivar V10309 chromosome 9, arast.V10309.gnm1.PFL2, whole genome shotgun sequence contains the following coding sequences:
- the LOC130948085 gene encoding epsin-3, whose protein sequence is MGSVLLEQIKKQTTNFLQEKYKSARITFTDVTEIELLAEETINKDDCSPDAKTMTRIAEASFELDDYWRIVDVLHSKFCTIDWEQWRQSYNALVLLEFLITHGPVEFALEFQRDAEIIEELGRFTYIDERGFNWGARMLKLSEHILKLLEGGEALNEARLKALKITNEIQGYGISSSSPSSSSSSPSSSSWPSSPCSPQGPLPAFRSFSTPTTPTPSFFDNINSKNNNNRKHLWGGANETVVEERNVLIDDDDDDDDDGKLEKPKGFVSEICSKIIGDPKVGGFRCLSDVGRKEVKKKYDRQSSLWF, encoded by the exons ATGGGAAGTGTACTACTAGAGCAAATCAAGAAGCAGAcaacaaatttccttcaagaAAAGTACAAATCTGCTAGGATTACATTTACAGATGTTACTGAAATTGAATT GTTGGCGGAGGAAACAATAAATAAGGATGATTGTAGCCCTGATGCCAAGACCATGACTAGAATTGCAGAGGCATCCTTTGAGTTAGATGACTATTGGAGGATTGTTGATGTCCTTCACTCAAA GTTTTGCACAATTGATTGGGAACAATGGAGGCAATCTTACAATGCACTAGTTCTTCTAGAATTCCTAATAACACATGGTCCTGTAGAGTTTGCTCTGGAATTTCAACGTGATGCGGAAATTATAGAAGAACTAGGAAGGTTTACATATATTGATGAAAGGGG GTTTAACTGGGGAGCAAGAATGCTAAAGCTATCAGAGCATATACTAAAACTATTAGAAGGTGGAGAAGCTCTCAATGAAGCACGTTTGAAGGCTCTCAAGATAACCAATGAAATCCAAGGCTATGGAATTTCATCATCCTCACCATCTTCCTCGTCGTCATCGCCATCGTCGTCATCGTGGCCATCTTCCCCTTGTTCACCACAAGGACCTCTACCAGCATTTCGTTCATTTTCTACCCCAACCACTCCAACTCCTTCCTTCTTTGATAATATTaattccaaaaataataataatagaaaa CACCTTTGGGGTGGTGCTAATGAAACAGTAGTTGAAGAGAGGAATGTGttgattgatgatgatgatgatgatgatgatgatggaaaaTTGGAGAAACCAAAAGGGTTTGTTAGTGAAATCTGCTCAAAGATTATTGGAGATCCAAAAGTTGGAGGATTCAGATGCCTTTCTGATGTTGGAAGAAAGGAAGTTAAGAAGAAATATGATCGCCAAAGTTCACTTTGGTTTTAA